ACCGCAAACGCGTCGTTCACGTAAAGGTCGGCAAGGCTGGCCAACATGTGGCCAAAGGTATCATTGTTCTCTTCTTCCTGAGGGAAAAAGCGCACATTAGGGAGGACAAGGATGTCACCCTCTTGCATACCTTCAATGGCCTTGTGGACATCGTCATGGTCAATTTGGTGGGCCATTTGGACAGTATGCTCTGGGAACAAATCAGCCAGACGCTCTGCCACAGGTCGCAAGCTGAATTCTTCCATTTCATGGCCCTCAGGGCGGCCCAAGTGGGAAACAATAATAATTTTGGCACCGTGCTCCATAAGGTACTCGATCGTTGGGACGGTTGCCTGGATGCGGAAGTCATCTTTAATGACGCCACCCTTAAGGGGAACGTTGTAGTCCGGACGGTAGAGGACCCGCTTCCCCTTAAGTTCTGCTGTACGAAGGTCGTTCATCGTTAACTAGTTGGCGAATGATGTTTGGAGGTGTGGCCATGGGTATGTGCCATGTCGTCGGCAATTTGGCACATGGTGACAAATGCCTTGAGCTTCAGACTGGCGCTCCCTGGCAACAATCCATCACAGTCTTTAAGCTCTAAGAAGCCACGTGCATTTTCATCGTTAGCTGAACCTCCGTAGAGAATACGTACTGAATCGGGCAGTTTAGCCCTAAGTGCAGCCATCACTTCTTGAGCATACTCGGGGGTTGCAGCCTTGCCTGTACCAATTGCCCAAACAGGCTCGTAGGCTACGATAATCTGAGCCTTTTGCTCATCAGACAGATCGGCAATGATTTTTTCCAACTGTGCCGCAACCTCATTTTTAGAAGTAGCAGACTGCTCATCCTCCCCTACGCAGAGGATGGGAATAAGACCATTGTTCAGTGCAGCTTCCAGCTTGTCAGCGAGAAGGGTTGGACGCTCATGAAAGGTGTGTACGCGCTCCGAGTGACCAATAATGACGTACTCCGCCACTTCCTTCACCATTAGTGGGGATGTTTCACCGGTAAACGCGCCGCTCTCTTCAAAGTACATGTTCTGCGCACCCAGGGAGAGGTGAGGGAGTTTTCCCTTGGGTACAA
The window above is part of the Verrucomicrobiia bacterium genome. Proteins encoded here:
- the tpiA gene encoding triose-phosphate isomerase, with translation MNTSRVPVIAGNWKMNTTLADAHVLASGVRDGAEHIERIEIVMCPPTIWLTEMAQIVPKGKLPHLSLGAQNMYFEESGAFTGETSPLMVKEVAEYVIIGHSERVHTFHERPTLLADKLEAALNNGLIPILCVGEDEQSATSKNEVAAQLEKIIADLSDEQKAQIIVAYEPVWAIGTGKAATPEYAQEVMAALRAKLPDSVRILYGGSANDENARGFLELKDCDGLLPGSASLKLKAFVTMCQIADDMAHTHGHTSKHHSPTS